In the genome of Dioscorea cayenensis subsp. rotundata cultivar TDr96_F1 chromosome 1, TDr96_F1_v2_PseudoChromosome.rev07_lg8_w22 25.fasta, whole genome shotgun sequence, one region contains:
- the LOC120252007 gene encoding LRR receptor-like serine/threonine-protein kinase GSO2 has translation MISLEVLQLGMNFHLEGKIPISLGNLCNIEVLDLNSVNISQNFKEYGGLFSGCIRNSLMELLLPQTSLVGYVLDEVWNLKYLEILNISHNSLLGSIPTIIRSLSSLIILDLSNNHFCGVIPKNIRHLYNLYELSLENNNLEGPLTEDNLATISQLSFLSLSINKLNGMVPFSLCNLKNIVVLDISGNHLSGELPNCWNNDLQFSKYLIPQLSNLMGLHILDLFPNNLSGSIPKSYGNFNAMKLSNKMSHLGDFSSYKENILLDIQGNEYKCEIILPLISVMDLSYNCLYGSIPEELTNLLGLKSLNLSGNNLIGEITNKIGKMHELESLDLSRNSL, from the exons ATGATTTCACTAGAAGTATTGCAATTGGGTATGAATTTTCATCTTGAGGGTAAGATTCCTATCAGTCTTGGTAACCTCTGCAATATAGAGGTTTTGGACCTCAACAGTGTAAATATTAGCCAAAATTTTAAAGAGTATGGTGGCCTCTTTTCTGGCTGTATCAGAAATAGTTTGATGGAATTGCTCTTACCTCAAACTTCACTTGTTGGTTATGTTCTAGATGAGGTTTGGAACCTCAAGTATCTAGAAATTCTTAACATTTCACATAACTCTCTCTTGGGTTCAATACCAACAATAATTAGAAGTCTTTCATCACTAATTATTTTAGATCTATCAAACAATCACTTTTGTGGTGTTATCCCGAAGAATATCAGGCATCTATACAATTTGTATGAATTGTCTCTAGAAAATAACAATTTGGAAGGTCCATTGACAGAAGACAATTTGGCAACAATATCTCAGTTATCATTTCTCAGCCTTTCAATCAACAAACTAAATGGTATGGTACCTTTTAGTTTatgtaatttgaaaaatatagtgGTGTTGGATATCTCTGGGAACCATTTGTCTGGAGAGCTTCCTAATTGTTGGAATAATGACTTACA GTTTTCAAAGTACCTCATTCCTCAACTTTCTAATCTCATGGGACTTCATATATTAGACCTCTTCCCCAATAACTTGTCAGGTTCTATACCAAAAAGCTATGGCAATTTTAATGCCATGAAATTATCTAACAAGATGAgccatttgggagatttttctTCTTACAAGGAGAACATCTTATTGGATATACAGGGGAATGAGTACAAATGTGAAATAATTTTACCCCTAATTAGTGTTATGGACCTTTCTTACAATTGTTTATATGGAAGCATACCAGAAGAGTTAACGAATCTTCTTGGATTGAAGAGCCTAAATTTATCTGGAAATAATCTTATCGGAGAGATTACAAACAAGATTGGCAAAATGCATGAACTGGAATCTCTTGATTTGTCTAGAAACAGCCTGTAG